The Prochlorococcus sp. MIT 0603 genome includes a region encoding these proteins:
- a CDS encoding N-acetylneuraminate synthase family protein, whose protein sequence is MKPAYMLAEIGVNHGGSLDLALEMIKTASIAGASGVKFQCYEADKLAAQHSPAYWDTDKESERTQYSLFKRLEQNDLDFYKPLIEACKKYHLDFVVTCFDPDLIDTFDPYVPFHKISSSDITNLPLIDHIIEKNKPIVLSTGASTIDEIDYTVNHIIKNTKIHLTVLHCVLNYPCEIDNANISMVSTLKDHFADQNISIGYSCHVPVPEGFDCILAAITSGAVFIEKHFTTSRIKAGNDHYHAMTAEDLLELRIREKKLIKLLGEGIPDLKSQEMARLHARRGLYAAKAIPAGTRLEGHHIAILRPTNSLLPIHIDNVLGKSTIVDLIKGDSLSMEVIE, encoded by the coding sequence ATGAAACCTGCTTATATGCTAGCTGAGATTGGAGTTAATCATGGAGGGTCATTAGACCTGGCTCTGGAGATGATTAAGACCGCTTCCATTGCAGGAGCAAGTGGTGTCAAATTTCAATGTTATGAAGCAGATAAATTAGCAGCACAACATTCTCCAGCTTATTGGGATACAGATAAAGAGTCAGAAAGAACTCAATACTCTTTATTTAAACGACTTGAGCAAAATGATCTTGACTTTTACAAACCTTTGATTGAAGCATGTAAAAAATATCACTTGGACTTTGTTGTTACCTGCTTTGATCCAGATTTAATTGATACCTTTGACCCTTATGTACCTTTTCATAAGATCAGCTCATCAGATATTACAAATTTGCCTTTAATAGATCATATAATAGAAAAAAATAAACCTATAGTTTTATCTACAGGTGCAAGTACAATTGATGAAATAGATTACACAGTTAATCATATAATAAAAAATACAAAGATACATTTAACGGTACTTCATTGTGTTCTTAACTATCCATGTGAAATTGATAATGCAAATATTTCAATGGTATCAACTCTAAAGGATCATTTTGCCGATCAGAATATTAGTATTGGTTATTCTTGCCACGTTCCAGTACCTGAAGGCTTTGACTGTATTTTGGCTGCTATTACTTCGGGAGCAGTATTTATAGAAAAGCATTTTACTACCTCACGAATAAAGGCAGGAAATGACCATTACCACGCAATGACAGCAGAAGATTTATTAGAGTTAAGAATAAGGGAAAAGAAATTAATTAAGTTGCTTGGAGAGGGAATTCCTGATTTAAAGAGTCAAGAGATGGCCAGATTACATGCTCGTCGAGGCCTATATGCAGCTAAAGCAATTCCAGCAGGAACTAGATTAGAGGGCCACCACATAGCTATTCTTAGACCTACAAACTCTTTATTACCAATACATATCGATAATGTTCTTGGTAAGAGTACAATTGTAGATCTGATTAAGGGTGATTCTTTATCAATGGAAGTTATAGAATAA
- a CDS encoding glycosyltransferase family 4 protein, translating to MIVIYWEGYPVCATRIESLFDCGLEVTVFSDKPNVPYQGFSNLKYPPIYLKENEDPIQYLGDNLSKIKLLIITGWSHNVWLALAKKLKPLGTKVVMMVDNNLRYTPRQLIGSVYFRFYISKIADLYLVPGEKARNLLRLFGVDSSKIYGGYYGYSSKYFPNILDINSKIKRKKTFLFVGQKIHRKGIDMLIKSFIRYKELGGEWSLKIVGSGNYEIPKSNSISEEDFLQPEKLSMLYRSHYTLILPSRIEHWGTVAVEAASSGMLLALSENVGSSSDLLVNGVNGFIFNESDLNEIVDVMFRFENLTDIELNKMSNYSSLIAKPYSEESFSLSIVSILRTF from the coding sequence ATGATCGTCATATATTGGGAAGGATACCCTGTTTGTGCTACAAGAATAGAATCACTTTTTGATTGCGGTCTGGAAGTAACTGTCTTTTCAGATAAACCTAATGTACCATATCAAGGATTCTCTAACTTAAAGTATCCACCTATATATCTAAAAGAAAATGAAGACCCTATTCAATATCTTGGAGACAACCTAAGCAAGATAAAGCTTCTTATTATTACAGGATGGTCTCATAATGTATGGCTTGCATTGGCTAAGAAATTAAAACCCTTAGGAACTAAAGTTGTGATGATGGTAGATAATAACCTAAGATATACACCAAGACAATTAATTGGCTCTGTTTACTTTAGATTCTATATTTCTAAAATTGCAGACTTATATTTAGTTCCTGGTGAAAAGGCAAGAAATCTTTTGAGATTATTTGGTGTTGATTCAAGTAAAATCTATGGGGGATATTATGGTTATTCATCTAAATATTTTCCTAATATATTAGATATTAATTCAAAAATTAAAAGAAAAAAGACTTTTTTATTCGTAGGTCAAAAAATACATAGAAAAGGTATTGATATGCTTATTAAATCATTTATTAGATATAAGGAACTAGGAGGTGAATGGTCTCTAAAGATTGTTGGCAGTGGTAATTATGAGATACCTAAATCCAATTCTATCTCTGAAGAAGATTTCCTCCAACCAGAAAAATTATCTATGCTTTATAGATCACATTACACTCTTATTTTGCCAAGTAGAATAGAACACTGGGGAACTGTTGCTGTTGAGGCAGCCTCTTCAGGAATGCTTCTTGCTTTGTCTGAAAATGTTGGATCTTCATCAGACCTTCTAGTTAATGGTGTAAATGGATTTATTTTTAATGAAAGTGATTTGAATGAAATTGTTGATGTTATGTTTAGATTCGAGAATCTTACGGATATAGAGCTAAACAAAATGTCTAATTACTCTTCATTAATAGCAAAGCCATATTCTGAGGAATCATTTTCACTTTCTATAGTTTCTATTTTAAGAACATTCTAG
- a CDS encoding UDP-glucuronic acid decarboxylase family protein produces the protein MVTKLVKNLVTGGAGFLGSHLIDRLMEAGEEVICLDNFFTGRKENIIQWIHNPRFELIRHDVTKPIQLEVDKIWHLACPASPVSYQYNPIKTSKTNFLGTYNMLGLARRVKARFLLASTSEIYGNPEVHPQPETYKGAVNTIGLRSCYDEGKRIAETLTYDYYRMHGIDIRIARIFNTYGPRMDQSDGRVISNFVVQGLKNNPITIYGDGSQTRSFCYVDDLIKGLIKLMGCNHTGPINLGNTEEFTIKQLAEMIRSKIDGNIKLVNKSLPEEDPLQRQPIISLAKKELDWEPLISIDDGLDRTINYFKSQLMI, from the coding sequence ATTGTGACTAAATTAGTTAAAAACCTAGTGACTGGAGGAGCAGGTTTTTTAGGCTCTCACTTAATAGATCGATTAATGGAAGCTGGGGAAGAGGTCATTTGTCTTGACAACTTCTTTACAGGTCGTAAGGAAAATATTATTCAATGGATTCACAACCCTAGATTTGAATTGATTAGGCATGATGTAACCAAGCCAATCCAACTTGAAGTAGATAAAATTTGGCACTTAGCTTGTCCTGCTTCTCCTGTTAGCTATCAATACAATCCAATAAAGACTTCTAAGACAAATTTTCTAGGTACATATAATATGCTTGGCTTAGCTCGTCGTGTAAAAGCTCGTTTTTTATTAGCCTCTACTAGTGAAATATATGGTAATCCAGAGGTTCACCCTCAACCAGAGACTTATAAAGGTGCTGTAAATACAATTGGCTTAAGAAGTTGTTACGATGAAGGCAAAAGGATAGCAGAAACTCTTACATATGACTATTACAGAATGCATGGAATAGATATTCGTATTGCTCGCATCTTCAATACGTATGGTCCAAGAATGGATCAATCAGATGGGAGAGTAATTAGTAATTTTGTAGTTCAAGGGTTAAAAAACAATCCTATTACCATTTATGGTGATGGTAGTCAGACAAGATCATTTTGTTATGTTGATGACTTAATCAAAGGTCTTATAAAATTAATGGGATGCAATCATACTGGTCCAATAAATCTAGGGAACACCGAGGAATTTACTATTAAACAACTAGCTGAAATGATCAGATCAAAAATAGATGGGAATATTAAACTAGTAAATAAAAGTCTGCCGGAAGAAGACCCTCTACAAAGACAGCCAATAATATCTCTTGCTAAAAAAGAGCTTGACTGGGAACCATTGATTTCCATCGATGATGGTTTAGATAGGACTATTAATTACTTCAAGTCTCAACTAATGATTTAA
- a CDS encoding glycosyltransferase family 4 protein produces the protein MNTKPNIYFAEQYFYPEDWSGAQLSRDIVNHLNQNGYNINVICSSVSYQNSSTIISGRPPSFKGIPIKRVNPIIFKPRNYFHRLFNDIYFSLSVLIYFLSSNKPSLFLIQTNPPFLILVTALAASLRNIPYKIIAMDLYPEVFNATFNNRWTKIIQPLTQIIFNASYSRAQTVYSLGPYMSKRLMIKGVKSTNIDIISNWSTGPIEDIDPEKNPFVQKYKLYGTFNIVYSGNIGNSHELESFLEAVEYVSLSLSNIKVLIFTNSTKADQIKVRVNNSKLHNIVYIMPLVQMEMLPKSLSLSTLGLVSLKQSFSGLVVPSKLFGYMSRGIPVLYIGPPSDISYYLEQAEAGFSFQNYNISKISEFLLYYARQPEKLVKYGQNGKNYYNKYLAKDVALQKYLNSI, from the coding sequence TTGAATACCAAACCTAATATCTACTTTGCAGAACAGTATTTTTATCCAGAGGATTGGTCTGGAGCTCAGTTGTCCAGAGATATAGTCAATCACCTTAATCAAAATGGTTATAATATTAATGTTATTTGTTCATCAGTCAGCTATCAAAACTCATCTACAATAATTTCTGGAAGACCACCTTCATTTAAAGGAATACCTATCAAGAGAGTAAACCCTATAATATTTAAACCCAGGAACTATTTCCATAGATTATTTAACGATATTTACTTTTCATTATCAGTTCTTATATATTTTCTCAGCTCTAATAAGCCTTCTCTATTTTTAATTCAAACTAATCCACCATTTTTGATCTTAGTAACAGCCTTAGCAGCCAGTCTCAGGAACATTCCATATAAAATAATTGCAATGGATCTTTATCCAGAGGTTTTCAACGCAACTTTCAACAATAGGTGGACAAAAATAATACAACCTCTAACCCAAATAATCTTTAACGCCTCTTATTCGCGAGCTCAAACTGTTTATTCATTGGGACCATATATGTCTAAAAGACTCATGATAAAAGGAGTCAAAAGTACAAATATAGATATTATTAGTAATTGGTCTACAGGTCCTATAGAAGATATAGATCCCGAAAAAAATCCCTTTGTTCAAAAATATAAACTATATGGTACATTTAATATCGTCTATTCAGGTAATATCGGGAATTCTCATGAGTTGGAATCTTTTTTAGAAGCAGTTGAGTATGTATCTTTATCTCTGTCAAATATCAAAGTACTTATCTTTACTAATTCAACGAAAGCAGATCAGATAAAAGTTAGAGTAAATAATTCCAAATTACATAATATTGTTTATATAATGCCTTTGGTTCAAATGGAAATGCTGCCAAAATCTTTATCATTATCAACATTAGGACTAGTTAGCCTAAAACAAAGTTTTTCAGGCTTAGTAGTTCCAAGTAAATTATTTGGTTATATGTCTAGGGGTATACCTGTCTTATATATTGGACCGCCTTCTGATATAAGTTATTATTTAGAACAAGCTGAGGCAGGTTTTTCTTTTCAAAATTATAATATATCAAAAATTTCTGAATTCCTATTATATTACGCAAGACAACCAGAGAAATTAGTAAAATATGGTCAAAATGGTAAGAATTATTATAATAAATATTTAGCTAAAGACGTAGCACTTCAAAAGTATTTGAATTCCATATAA
- a CDS encoding adenylyltransferase/cytidyltransferase family protein: protein MKQIKVFTNGCFDIVHQGHIELLLYCKSIGDILIIGINSDLSVKLNKGTHRPFLDEKIRKGFLQSLQIADEVLLFNEQTPYHLIQTLQPDIIVKGGDYNKNDVVGFDLVKDIRIFPLKDGFSSTKIANQIIQKNYQENHITKDIDSLIAAIKESRQSILNYTNTISQKIRLAMSNNSRIITFGNNTSRDFYQQLNSLTSFRHKTNNILNIKTFIEDSNDLHDIENLTGPNDVIIAISYQEDDIKIKNTLDHLKSNLCIDNVFQFAGKSKLTLNQTNIFNVVSNNNFVIDTVHRILINEICKSLDK, encoded by the coding sequence ATGAAACAAATAAAGGTTTTTACAAACGGATGTTTCGATATTGTTCATCAAGGACATATAGAATTATTATTATATTGTAAATCTATAGGAGATATATTAATAATAGGAATTAATAGTGACTTATCAGTTAAACTTAATAAAGGCACTCACCGTCCCTTCCTGGATGAAAAAATAAGGAAGGGGTTTTTACAATCATTGCAAATAGCAGATGAAGTATTGTTATTTAATGAACAGACTCCATATCACCTTATACAAACTTTACAACCAGATATAATAGTAAAAGGAGGCGATTATAACAAGAATGATGTAGTAGGTTTTGATCTTGTAAAAGATATCAGAATATTTCCTTTAAAGGACGGTTTTAGCTCTACTAAGATAGCTAATCAAATCATCCAAAAAAATTATCAAGAAAATCACATTACTAAAGATATAGATTCACTTATAGCAGCAATTAAAGAAAGTCGTCAAAGTATTCTGAACTATACAAATACTATTAGTCAGAAAATTAGATTAGCCATGTCAAATAATTCTCGTATTATAACCTTTGGTAATAATACTTCTAGGGATTTTTATCAACAGCTAAATAGTCTTACCTCTTTTAGACATAAGACTAATAACATATTGAATATTAAAACATTTATAGAGGATTCAAATGATTTACATGATATAGAAAATTTAACAGGTCCAAATGATGTCATAATCGCTATCAGCTACCAAGAAGATGATATAAAAATCAAAAATACACTAGATCACCTTAAAAGTAACCTTTGTATAGATAACGTATTTCAATTTGCTGGAAAATCTAAACTAACTCTAAACCAAACAAATATTTTCAATGTTGTTAGTAACAACAATTTTGTAATTGATACAGTTCATAGAATACTTATTAATGAAATATGTAAATCTTTAGATAAATAG
- a CDS encoding polysaccharide biosynthesis protein: MLLASDFLLIPFIIFLCLYLRLDIPLLGLPSGLLLYKSKIAHAYGWMFYAVPLSAILIYTFTARYQSLTRYFSSFVIYFLAFRNLSFLVLTYLYGIIFRLSIPSFNTWFLFWIVLTSATSISRLFFRDILRFTNSSSNSKLPRVSIYGAGSAGAQLAISLEIGNTHIVKNFIDDDPTLWQRRLYGKPIKSPDLIPSFVDNIDQILIAMPSLSRAKRMEIFNNIQKYELPIFQIPSIDDLISGRTKIEDLKPISIDDILCRNSVPADPSLLGPGITSSIVFVTGAGGSIGSELCRQILDLKPSKLILLDISEPNLYAVTQELKKSINNQIQIISLLGDAKDETLLRKIFNTYNIDIVYHSAAYKHVPIVEENPIEGIINNVISTYILCEIVSEFSVKKMILISTDKAIRPTNIMGASKRLAELIMQAAAQQSDDINNKSKTSIESKTCYAMVRFGNVLGSSGSVVPLFLKQIKEGGPLTITHENMVRYFMTIPEAAQLVIQASVLAQGGDVFLLDMGEPVRIIDLAKQMIRLSGLSVLDNDNPNGDIEIISTGLRPGEKLYEELLIDAKPIPTQHKLIYKAKEKSIPYEKLWKEVEILRELLKERNVIKTLDLLSKLVPEWNRVDQKL; the protein is encoded by the coding sequence TTGCTATTAGCATCAGATTTTTTACTAATACCATTTATCATTTTTTTATGTCTTTACCTTAGGCTAGACATACCTCTTTTAGGCCTTCCATCAGGACTGCTTTTGTATAAATCCAAAATTGCACATGCATATGGATGGATGTTTTATGCAGTTCCTCTTTCAGCCATATTAATTTATACTTTTACAGCTAGATATCAAAGTTTAACAAGATATTTTAGTAGTTTTGTTATATATTTCTTGGCATTTAGAAATCTCTCATTCCTTGTTTTAACATATCTCTATGGGATAATATTTCGATTATCTATACCTTCATTTAATACATGGTTCCTCTTTTGGATAGTGTTAACTTCAGCGACCTCTATATCTAGATTATTTTTCAGAGATATACTTAGATTTACAAATTCTTCATCTAATTCTAAGCTTCCACGAGTATCAATTTACGGAGCTGGATCGGCAGGTGCTCAACTAGCTATTTCGTTAGAGATTGGCAACACACATATCGTTAAAAATTTCATAGATGATGATCCAACTCTTTGGCAGAGAAGGTTATATGGCAAACCTATAAAATCACCAGATTTAATTCCCTCTTTTGTTGACAATATTGACCAAATATTAATAGCTATGCCTTCCTTAAGCCGAGCAAAGAGAATGGAGATATTCAACAATATACAAAAATATGAACTACCAATATTTCAGATCCCCTCAATAGATGACCTTATATCTGGGAGAACTAAAATTGAAGATCTTAAACCTATTTCTATAGATGACATACTATGTCGAAATTCTGTTCCTGCTGACCCTTCTTTACTTGGTCCAGGGATAACTTCTTCCATCGTATTTGTTACAGGAGCAGGTGGCTCTATAGGTAGTGAACTATGTCGTCAAATATTAGATCTTAAGCCATCTAAGCTAATACTTTTAGATATAAGTGAACCTAACCTTTATGCTGTTACGCAAGAGCTGAAAAAGTCAATTAATAATCAGATTCAAATAATATCTCTTTTAGGTGATGCTAAAGATGAAACACTTTTAAGAAAAATATTCAATACTTACAATATAGATATTGTCTATCATTCAGCAGCTTATAAACATGTTCCAATTGTAGAGGAAAACCCAATCGAAGGAATAATAAATAATGTTATTTCAACCTATATTCTTTGTGAAATAGTATCAGAATTTTCGGTAAAGAAGATGATCTTGATTTCAACCGATAAGGCTATAAGACCAACAAATATAATGGGAGCATCTAAAAGGCTAGCAGAGCTCATAATGCAAGCAGCAGCTCAACAGAGTGATGATATAAATAATAAAAGTAAGACTTCAATTGAATCTAAAACTTGTTATGCAATGGTACGGTTTGGCAATGTTTTAGGTTCCTCTGGTTCAGTAGTACCTTTATTTCTTAAGCAGATTAAAGAGGGAGGACCTTTAACAATCACACATGAAAATATGGTCCGATACTTTATGACTATTCCAGAAGCGGCACAGCTAGTAATTCAAGCATCAGTGCTTGCTCAAGGAGGGGATGTGTTTTTACTAGATATGGGAGAGCCAGTTCGCATTATAGATTTGGCAAAACAAATGATTAGATTAAGTGGCCTTAGTGTTTTAGATAATGATAATCCGAATGGGGACATTGAAATAATTTCCACAGGCTTACGACCTGGAGAAAAGCTTTATGAAGAATTACTTATTGATGCAAAACCTATCCCAACCCAACATAAACTTATTTATAAAGCTAAAGAAAAATCAATACCATATGAAAAATTGTGGAAAGAGGTTGAAATACTAAGGGAATTATTAAAAGAAAGAAACGTGATTAAAACCTTGGATTTATTATCAAAGCTTGTCCCAGAATGGAACAGAGTCGATCAAAAACTTTAA